A single genomic interval of Magnetospirillum sp. 15-1 harbors:
- a CDS encoding haloacid dehalogenase type II, giving the protein MTLAPVGACVFDAYGTLFDLGGIPRSVRVELGDRADTLMRVWRRRQLEISWLPLRPGAHADFWRVTDEALDFAMEAVGVDDRRLRLRLMEGWLTPAPYAEVAKTLGRLREMGYRTAILSNGSVRMIEGAVAAAGLGDRLDAVLSAEKVGRFKPDPLVYQAAATHFGLAPESVCFISANAWDVSGAAAFGFQVVWINRDDTPAEKLPLGTRATVANLAELPIILGR; this is encoded by the coding sequence GTGACTCTCGCCCCCGTCGGGGCGTGTGTCTTCGACGCCTATGGCACCCTGTTCGATCTGGGAGGCATCCCCCGGTCGGTGCGGGTGGAACTGGGTGACCGGGCCGATACCCTGATGCGCGTCTGGCGCCGGCGGCAGTTGGAGATCAGCTGGCTGCCGCTCCGGCCGGGGGCTCACGCCGATTTCTGGCGGGTGACCGACGAGGCCCTGGATTTCGCCATGGAGGCCGTCGGTGTCGACGACCGGCGCCTGCGGCTGCGCCTGATGGAGGGCTGGCTGACGCCGGCGCCCTATGCCGAGGTGGCCAAGACCCTGGGCCGCTTGCGGGAGATGGGCTACCGGACGGCCATCCTGTCCAACGGCTCGGTCCGCATGATCGAGGGCGCGGTGGCGGCCGCAGGGCTGGGGGATCGTCTGGACGCGGTGCTGTCGGCGGAAAAGGTCGGACGCTTCAAGCCCGATCCCCTGGTGTACCAGGCGGCGGCGACCCATTTCGGCCTGGCGCCGGAAAGCGTATGCTTCATATCGGCCAACGCCTGGGATGTCAGCGGCGCCGCCGCGTTCGGCTTTCAGGTGGTGTGGATCAACCGTGATGATACCCCGGCGGAGAAGCTGCCGCTGGGGACAAGGGCGACGGTGGCGAATCTGGCCGAACTGCCGATAATTTTGGGAAGGTGA
- a CDS encoding lytic transglycosylase domain-containing protein, translated as MRPLKVLSSLVLAAFVLLSLPRPAVAEGDVALTRQVIAAAKRDHFDEAARLARQSHSKVLPRLVTWMAYVSGRSGADFAQLAAFIHANPEWPMMSQMTKRAEESITAATPIPQVLAWFDSHPPTTADGGQAYARALFAAGRDEQAVQVIRDTWVNLSFGALQEKQYLNLLGEHLRYEDHWRRLDRLLWDRQETSIQRMIMKVDAGHRAVAQARLALQAGKANPEPLINAVPASLRDDPGLIYERVRWRRQKDLDEDALDLLAHPSRNKVRPDLWWQERAILARRALQKGLVSRAYQAAADHGLEGGTQYVDAEFLAGWVALRFLDDKTTAIHHFTRLHEWASHPISRARAAYWAGRAFEAAGDAKAREWFTRAARYSTTYYGQLGASRLGDHHWPLPDEPQPTPEDVARFEGRDVVAATRLLMQVGESELLRSFFIRLNDTVQTPGERALVAGLATRTGRHDLGLTVARRSDREGVTLVNAGWPIPPLDADESNPEKALVLALIRQESGFVADIESPAGAKGLMQLLPSTASKVAKALKLKFHVDKLDEPNFNVQVGSAYLRDLVSAFEGSYILALASYNAGPGRARRWIREYGDPRDTNVDVVDWVEMIPFSETRNYVQRVMESVAVYRARLGKHAGPTLEADLRRWARRTAEARP; from the coding sequence ATGCGTCCGTTGAAGGTTCTGTCCTCCCTCGTCCTCGCCGCGTTTGTCCTCCTGAGCCTGCCCCGGCCCGCGGTGGCCGAGGGTGACGTGGCCCTGACCCGGCAGGTCATCGCCGCCGCCAAGCGCGACCATTTCGACGAGGCCGCCCGGCTGGCGCGGCAGTCCCATTCCAAGGTTCTGCCCCGGCTGGTGACCTGGATGGCCTATGTGTCGGGACGCTCGGGGGCCGATTTCGCCCAGTTGGCGGCCTTCATCCACGCCAATCCCGAATGGCCGATGATGAGCCAGATGACCAAGCGGGCCGAGGAATCCATCACCGCCGCCACGCCCATTCCCCAGGTGCTGGCCTGGTTCGACAGCCACCCGCCCACCACCGCCGATGGCGGCCAGGCCTATGCGCGGGCCCTGTTCGCCGCCGGCCGCGACGAGCAGGCGGTGCAGGTGATCCGCGACACCTGGGTCAATCTGAGCTTCGGGGCGCTGCAGGAAAAGCAGTACCTCAATCTCCTGGGCGAGCATCTGCGCTACGAGGACCATTGGCGCCGCCTCGACCGGCTGCTGTGGGACCGGCAGGAGACCTCGATCCAGCGCATGATCATGAAGGTGGATGCCGGCCATCGCGCAGTGGCGCAGGCCCGTCTCGCGCTGCAGGCGGGCAAGGCCAACCCCGAGCCGCTGATCAACGCCGTTCCCGCCTCGTTGCGCGACGATCCCGGCCTGATCTACGAGCGGGTGCGCTGGCGCCGCCAGAAGGATCTGGACGAGGACGCGCTCGACCTCCTGGCCCATCCGTCGCGCAACAAGGTCCGTCCCGACCTGTGGTGGCAGGAGCGGGCCATCCTGGCGCGGCGCGCCCTGCAAAAGGGGCTGGTGTCGCGGGCCTATCAGGCGGCGGCCGACCACGGGCTGGAGGGCGGCACCCAGTACGTGGACGCCGAGTTCCTGGCCGGCTGGGTGGCGCTGCGCTTCCTCGACGACAAGACCACCGCCATTCACCATTTCACCCGCCTGCACGAATGGGCCAGCCATCCCATCTCGCGGGCCCGTGCCGCCTATTGGGCGGGGCGCGCCTTCGAGGCGGCGGGCGACGCCAAGGCGCGGGAGTGGTTCACCCGCGCCGCGCGCTATTCCACCACCTATTACGGCCAGTTGGGGGCGTCCCGGCTGGGCGACCATCATTGGCCGCTGCCCGACGAGCCGCAGCCGACGCCCGAGGACGTGGCGCGCTTCGAGGGCCGCGACGTGGTCGCCGCCACCCGCCTGCTGATGCAGGTGGGGGAAAGCGAATTGCTGCGCTCGTTCTTCATCCGCCTCAACGACACCGTCCAGACGCCGGGCGAGCGCGCCCTGGTGGCCGGGCTGGCCACCCGCACCGGGCGGCACGACCTGGGGCTGACGGTGGCGCGGCGGTCCGACCGCGAGGGCGTCACCCTGGTGAACGCCGGCTGGCCGATTCCGCCCCTCGATGCCGACGAGAGCAATCCCGAAAAGGCCCTGGTCCTCGCCCTGATCCGCCAGGAAAGCGGCTTTGTCGCCGATATCGAATCGCCGGCCGGGGCCAAGGGGCTGATGCAGCTTCTGCCGTCCACCGCCTCCAAGGTGGCCAAGGCCCTGAAGCTGAAGTTCCACGTGGACAAGCTGGACGAGCCCAATTTCAACGTCCAGGTCGGCTCCGCCTATCTGCGCGACCTGGTGAGCGCCTTCGAAGGCTCCTACATCCTGGCGCTGGCCTCCTACAACGCCGGGCCGGGGCGGGCGCGGCGCTGGATTCGCGAATACGGCGATCCCCGCGACACCAACGTGGACGTGGTCGACTGGGTGGAGATGATCCCGTTCAGCGAGACCCGCAACTACGTGCAGCGGGTGATGGAAAGCGTCGCCGTCTACCGCGCCCGTCTCGGCAAGCATGCCGGTCCCACCCTGGAAGCCGACCTGAGGCGCTGGGCCCGCCGCACGGCGGAGGCCCGGCCGTGA
- a CDS encoding bacteriohemerythrin, translating to MGLTWNERMSVGVPLLDSDHKTLIGLINHLHRSIGDEEEYAAVGSVLQALEEYAAHHFVREEKMMEACRYPLLDQHYGTHGGFAAKVRGLRARYDGDPTGVRARECLTFLNTWLIDHICTTDMNYRSWVIGHPGAEAAAQRVSLTGGGRKAVTVDWTRLRVLLVDDNVNFSEILRTILLSVGVTGVSAVHDLDSAKAVISHQPLDILVSDWHVGEESGLDLVKWVRRGPPDQARLPVLILSGHERMTNRDLALMAGADEFMEKPISARNLLLGVARLVV from the coding sequence ATGGGGTTAACGTGGAACGAGAGGATGAGCGTCGGCGTGCCGCTGCTCGATTCCGACCACAAGACCCTCATCGGCCTGATCAACCATCTGCATCGCTCCATCGGCGACGAGGAGGAATACGCGGCGGTCGGCAGCGTGCTGCAGGCCTTGGAGGAATATGCCGCCCATCATTTCGTCCGCGAGGAAAAGATGATGGAGGCCTGCCGCTATCCGCTGCTGGATCAGCATTACGGTACCCATGGCGGTTTCGCCGCGAAGGTGAGGGGCCTGAGGGCCCGTTACGACGGCGACCCGACGGGCGTGCGGGCGCGGGAGTGCCTGACCTTCCTCAACACCTGGCTGATCGATCACATCTGCACCACCGACATGAACTACCGCTCGTGGGTGATCGGCCATCCGGGCGCCGAGGCGGCCGCCCAGCGGGTGTCGCTGACCGGCGGCGGGCGGAAGGCGGTGACGGTGGATTGGACGCGGCTCCGTGTCCTGCTGGTGGACGACAACGTCAATTTCTCCGAAATCCTGCGGACCATCCTGCTCAGTGTCGGCGTGACCGGCGTGTCGGCGGTCCATGACCTGGACTCGGCCAAGGCGGTGATCAGCCATCAGCCCCTGGACATCCTGGTGTCCGACTGGCATGTGGGCGAGGAAAGCGGCCTCGATCTGGTGAAGTGGGTGCGGCGCGGCCCGCCTGATCAGGCGCGTCTGCCCGTGCTGATCCTGTCCGGGCACGAGCGTATGACCAACCGGGATTTGGCCCTCATGGCCGGCGCGGACGAATTCATGGAAAAGCCCATCTCGGCCCGCAATCTGTTGCTGGGGGTGGCGCGGCTGGTGGTGTAG
- the ilvD gene encoding dihydroxy-acid dehydratase — translation MPAYRSRTSTHGRNMSGARGLWRATGMTDADFGKPIIAIANSFTQFVPGHVHLKDLGQMVAREIEKAGGVAKEFDTIAIDDGIAMGHAGMLYSLPSRELIADSVEYMVNAHCADAMVCISNCDKITPGMLMASLRLNIPTIFISGGPMEAGKVTYQGETHAVDLIDAMIKGADQNVSDEEALAFEKESCPTCGSCSGMFTANSMNCLIEALGLGLPGNGTVVATHADRKELFLEAGRRIVDLAKRAYEGDDASVLPRSIATFQAFENAMTLDIAMGGSTNTVLHLLAAAQEAGVAFGMGDIDRLSRRVPCLCKVAPNVPDVHIEDVHRAGGIMGILGQLDRGGLINRDCGTVHSRTLAEALDKWDISRSDDPRVHELFKAAPGGVRTTQAFGQSKRWAEVDKDRVKGVTRSVDNAFSKDGGLAVLFGNLALDGCIVKTAGVDDKNLTFSGPAVICESQDEAVAKILGGQVKAGDVVIVRYEGPRGGPGMQEMLYPTSYLKSMGLGKECALITDGRFSGGTSGLSIGHVSPEAAEGGAIGLIETGDIIDIHIPNRSIAIRVSDAELEKRRQAMQAKGAKAWKPVDRDRQVSAALRAYAAMTTSAARGAVRDVSQLER, via the coding sequence ATGCCCGCTTATCGTTCCCGTACCTCGACCCACGGCCGCAACATGTCCGGCGCCCGCGGCCTGTGGCGCGCCACCGGCATGACCGATGCCGATTTCGGCAAGCCGATCATCGCCATCGCCAATTCCTTCACCCAGTTCGTGCCCGGTCACGTGCACCTCAAGGACCTGGGCCAGATGGTGGCGCGCGAGATCGAGAAGGCGGGCGGCGTCGCCAAGGAATTCGACACCATCGCCATCGACGACGGCATCGCCATGGGGCATGCGGGCATGTTGTACTCGCTGCCGTCGCGCGAGCTGATCGCCGATTCCGTGGAGTACATGGTCAACGCCCATTGCGCCGACGCCATGGTCTGCATCTCCAATTGCGACAAGATCACTCCCGGCATGCTGATGGCGTCGCTCCGCCTCAACATTCCGACCATCTTCATCTCGGGCGGCCCCATGGAGGCCGGCAAGGTCACCTATCAGGGCGAGACCCACGCGGTGGACCTGATCGACGCCATGATCAAGGGCGCCGACCAGAACGTCTCCGACGAGGAGGCCCTGGCCTTCGAAAAGGAAAGCTGCCCCACCTGCGGTTCGTGCTCGGGCATGTTCACCGCCAATTCCATGAACTGCCTGATCGAGGCCCTGGGCCTCGGCCTGCCGGGCAACGGTACGGTGGTCGCCACCCATGCCGACCGCAAGGAGCTGTTCCTGGAAGCCGGGCGGCGCATCGTCGATCTGGCCAAGCGTGCCTATGAAGGCGACGACGCCTCGGTCCTGCCGCGCTCCATCGCCACCTTCCAGGCCTTCGAGAACGCCATGACGCTCGATATCGCCATGGGCGGCTCCACCAACACCGTGCTGCACCTGCTGGCCGCCGCCCAGGAAGCGGGGGTGGCGTTCGGCATGGGCGACATCGACCGCCTGTCCCGTCGGGTGCCCTGCCTGTGCAAGGTGGCCCCCAACGTGCCCGACGTCCATATCGAGGACGTGCACCGGGCAGGCGGTATCATGGGTATCCTGGGTCAGTTGGACCGGGGCGGGCTGATCAACCGCGATTGCGGCACCGTTCATTCGCGCACCCTGGCCGAGGCCCTGGACAAGTGGGATATCTCGCGCTCCGACGACCCCAGGGTGCACGAGCTGTTCAAGGCCGCCCCCGGCGGCGTGCGCACCACCCAGGCCTTCGGTCAGTCCAAGCGCTGGGCCGAGGTGGACAAGGATCGCGTCAAGGGCGTCACCCGCTCGGTTGACAACGCCTTTTCCAAGGACGGCGGACTGGCGGTACTGTTCGGCAACCTTGCCCTGGACGGCTGCATCGTCAAGACGGCCGGCGTGGACGACAAGAACCTGACCTTCTCGGGTCCGGCGGTGATCTGTGAAAGCCAGGACGAGGCGGTGGCCAAGATCCTGGGCGGTCAGGTCAAGGCCGGCGACGTGGTCATCGTCCGCTACGAAGGCCCGCGCGGCGGGCCGGGCATGCAGGAGATGCTTTATCCCACCAGCTACCTGAAGAGCATGGGCCTGGGCAAGGAATGCGCCCTGATCACCGACGGCCGCTTCTCGGGCGGCACCTCGGGTCTGTCCATCGGCCACGTCTCGCCCGAGGCGGCGGAAGGTGGTGCCATCGGCCTGATCGAGACGGGCGATATCATCGATATCCATATCCCGAACCGCAGCATTGCAATCCGGGTGTCCGATGCCGAACTGGAAAAGCGGCGCCAGGCCATGCAGGCCAAGGGTGCCAAGGCGTGGAAGCCGGTCGACCGTGACCGGCAGGTTTCGGCGGCGCTTCGTGCCTACGCCGCCATGACCACCAGCGCGGCGCGTGGCGCGGTACGCGACGTCTCCCAGCTGGAACGCTGA
- the xth gene encoding exodeoxyribonuclease III, whose protein sequence is MGLRIATWNVNSVRARLGNVLDWLGSFAPDVVLLQEIKCQDHDFPRLEIEAAGYHAAVHGQKSYNGVAILSRAPMSDVTSRLPGDETDEQARYIEATIGGWRLASLYLPNGNPAPGDKFDYKLAWMARLKRRAQALLAQGVPFLLGGDFNICPTDDDVYDPPNWRDDALCRPDSRAAYRAIVNLGLTEAFRALHPGEKGRYSFWDYQAGAWQRDEGLRIDHFLLSPQAADHLRACDIDKGPRGKEKASDHTPVWIELG, encoded by the coding sequence ATGGGCCTGCGGATAGCCACCTGGAACGTCAATTCGGTGCGCGCCCGCCTGGGCAACGTCCTCGACTGGCTGGGCTCCTTCGCGCCCGACGTGGTGCTGCTGCAGGAGATCAAGTGCCAGGATCACGATTTTCCACGCCTCGAGATCGAGGCCGCCGGCTATCACGCGGCCGTCCACGGCCAGAAAAGCTATAACGGCGTCGCCATCCTGTCGCGCGCTCCCATGAGCGACGTCACCAGCCGCCTGCCCGGCGACGAGACCGACGAACAGGCCCGCTACATCGAAGCCACCATCGGCGGCTGGCGCCTCGCCTCCCTTTACCTGCCCAACGGCAATCCGGCGCCCGGCGACAAGTTCGACTACAAGCTGGCGTGGATGGCCCGCCTGAAGCGCCGTGCCCAGGCCTTGCTGGCCCAGGGCGTGCCCTTCCTCCTGGGCGGCGACTTCAACATCTGCCCCACCGACGACGATGTCTACGACCCGCCCAACTGGCGCGACGACGCGCTGTGCCGCCCGGACAGCCGGGCCGCCTACCGCGCCATCGTCAACCTGGGGCTGACGGAAGCCTTCCGCGCCCTGCATCCCGGGGAAAAGGGCCGCTATTCCTTCTGGGATTATCAGGCGGGCGCCTGGCAGCGCGACGAGGGCCTGCGCATCGACCACTTCCTGCTGTCGCCCCAGGCGGCCGACCACCTGCGGGCCTGTGACATCGACAAGGGGCCGAGGGGTAAGGAAAAAGCCTCGGACCACACGCCGGTCTGGATCGAACTGGGCTGA